Proteins from one Natrinema salinisoli genomic window:
- a CDS encoding type II toxin-antitoxin system HicB family antitoxin, with amino-acid sequence MSSDADVDPSDYEGLEDADVTMRVNDHGLHIADDEETGVSSQGQTPEEALENLAEAVKTYTEATSDDPGDDWL; translated from the coding sequence ATGAGTTCCGACGCAGACGTCGACCCCTCCGACTACGAAGGACTCGAGGACGCGGACGTGACCATGCGAGTCAACGACCACGGCCTGCACATCGCCGACGACGAGGAGACCGGCGTCTCGAGTCAGGGACAGACGCCCGAAGAGGCCCTCGAGAACCTCGCTGAAGCGGTCAAGACGTACACGGAGGCGACGTCGGACGATCCGGGCGACGACTGGCTATAG